A window of Anomalospiza imberbis isolate Cuckoo-Finch-1a 21T00152 chromosome 4, ASM3175350v1, whole genome shotgun sequence contains these coding sequences:
- the SHISA3 gene encoding protein shisa-3 homolog: MAGRRRALPRLLLRCLLLGLLGGGGGGQPGGGEYCHGWVDGQGGYHEGFQCPEGFDTAAATICCGSCALRYCCAAAEARLEQGGCTNDREPSEPGVTAQPIYVPFLIVGSIFIAFIIVGSLVAVYCCTCLRPKQPSQPIRFSLRSYQTETLPMILASTSFRTPSRQSSTATSSSSTSSSVRRFSFPRAEPGCLAASSPPPYTSGCFQTAHTVHLTQPSGFLVSPPYFGYPLQPEPALVGKSCSDFAQS, from the exons atggcggggcggcggcgggcgctgccgcggctgctgctgcgctgcctcctgctggggctgctgggcggcggcggcgggggccagCCCGGCGGCGGCGAATACTGCCACGGCTGGGTGGACGGGCAGGGAGGCTACCACGAGGGCTTCCAGTGCCCCGAGGGCTTCGACACGGCGGCCGCCACCATCTGCTGCGGCTCCTGCGCTCTGCGCTACTGCTGCGCCGCCGCCGAGGCTCGCCTGGAGCAGGGCGGCTGCACCAACGACCGGGAACCCTCGGAGCCGGGAGTCACCGCCC AACCAATCTACGTTCCATTCCTCATTGTTGGATCAATATTTATTGCCTTCATTATCGTGGGCTCGCTGGTAGCAGTTTATTGTTGCACATGTTTAAGACCTAAACAACCATCACAGCCAATACGATTTTCTCTGCGGAGCTATCAGACCGAGACTCTTCCCATGATCTTGGCCTCCACAAGTTTCAGGACGCCATCCAGGCAGTCCAGTACCGCGACAAGTTCCAGTTCGACGAGCAGCTCAGTTCGCAGGTTCTCCTTCCCCcgggcagagccaggctgccTTGCGGCATCCTCACCTCCACCGTACACATCTGGCTGCTTCCAGACAGCCCACACAGTCCACCTGACCCAGCCATCAGGATTTCTAGTGTCTCCACCATACTTTGGGTATCCTCTCCAGCCAGAGCCTGCCCTGGTTGGGAAGAGCTGCTCTGATTTTGCTCAGAGCTGA